Proteins encoded in a region of the Mustelus asterias unplaced genomic scaffold, sMusAst1.hap1.1 HAP1_SCAFFOLD_342, whole genome shotgun sequence genome:
- the LOC144486429 gene encoding uncharacterized protein LOC144486429, which produces MEKPWKCGECGKGFNSPSLLEIHQRSHTGERPFICSECGKGFTQSSQLLTHQRFHTGERPFICLECGKGFTQLSDLRRHQRVHTGETQFTCSECGKGFIQSSNLLKHQQRIHTEEKLFSCTSCGKRFRSSAQLSVHQRVHTGEKPFICSECGNKFAQLSHLQTHQRTRTGERPFTCSECGSKFTCSSHLRRHQHVHTRERPFTCSECGKGFTQSGSLLRHQRRVHSSERPFTCSECGKGFTISAHLQSHQRVHTEERPFKCPDCGKCYKSSGELMRHQRVHTDERPFRCSHCGTGFRRSSDLTVHQRVHSGERPFTCSECGKGFIQSSDLLKHQRVHTGERPFICSECGKGFTTSSILLTHQRVHTDKKPFKCPNCEKCYRTSEKLMSHQRVHTDERPFRCSHCGTGFRQSTQLTAHQRVHTDERPFKCPDCEKCYKRSGELTRHQRVHTDSGALTVGLVRSCAIFSTLCTPTNSHWGETIHLL; this is translated from the exons atggagaaaccgtggaaatgtggggagtgtgggaaaggattcaattctccatccctgctggaaattcatcagcgcagtcacactggggagaggccgttcatctgctcagagtgtgggaaaggattcactcagtcatcccaattGCTAACACACCAGcggtttcacactggggagaggccattcatctgcttggagtgtggaaagggattcactcagttatctgacctgcggagacaccagcgagttcacactggagagacacagttcacctgctctgagtgtgggaaaggattcattcagtcatccaatctgctgaaacaccagcaa cgaattcacactgaggaaaagctgttcagctgcacttcctgtggaaagagattcaggtCTTCAGCCCAGCTCagtgtacaccagcgagttcacactggggagaagccattcatctgctctgagtgtgggaataaATTTGCTCAGTTatctcacctgcagacacaccagcgaacacgcactggagagagaccattcacctgctctgagtgtgggagcaAATTCACTTGTTCATCGCACCTGAGGAGACACCAGCATGTTCACacaagggagaggccattcacctgctccgagtgtgggaagggattcactcagtctggcagcctgctgaggcaccaacga cgagttcactccagcgagaggccattcacctgctccgagtgtgggaagggattcactatttCAGCCCACCTGCAgagtcaccagcgagttcacactgaggagagacctttcaaatgtccagactgtggaaagtgctataaaagttctggggagCTGATGcgtcatcaacgtgttcacactgatgagagaccgttccggtgctctcactgtgggactgggttcagacgaTCGTCTGACCTCACtgttcaccagcgagttcactctggggagagaccgttcacctgctctgagtgtgggaagggattcattcagtcatctgacctgctgaaacaccagcgagttcacactggggagaggccatttatctgctctgaatgtgggaagggattcactacctcatctatcctgctgacacaccagcgagttcacacagacaagaaaccttttaaatgtccaAACTGTGAGAAATGCTACAGAACCTCCGAGaaactgatgtcccatcagcgtgttcacactgacgagagacctttcagatgctctcactgtgggactgggttcagacaaTCAACTCAACTAactgcacaccagcgagttcacactgacgagagaccttttaaatgcccagactgtgagaAGTGCTATAAACGTTCTGGGGAACTGACGcgacatcaacgtgttcacactgattcaggtgctctcactgtgggactggtgcGATCTTGTGCGATCTTCTCAACTCTCTGTacaccaacaaattcacactggggagagaccattcacctgctctga
- the LOC144486432 gene encoding uncharacterized protein LOC144486432: protein MEGESIRHSGEKPYTCSVCGRGFNQSSDLSKHKCSHSGGMTWKCEECAAVFRSSAELETHQCAHTGERPISCSECGKGFSHLSQLMIHQRVHTGERPFTCCECGKKFTQSSNLRTHQRVHSGEKPFTCSRCGKKFPHLSHLLAHQQVHTDQKPFKCSDCGKCFKSSRELLSHQRVHTDEKPFRCSHCGTGFRHSSHLTVHQRVRTGERPFTCSDCGKGFTQLSNLLTHQRGHTEEKPFTCSQCGKGFTRSSDLLTHQLVHTGERPFTCSKCGKGFTTSSHLLRHQRIHSGERRFICSECGKGFTQSSDLLTHQRIHE, encoded by the coding sequence atggaaggagaaAGCATtcgtcacagtggggagaaaccatacacgtgttctgtgtgtggacgaggcttcaaccaatcatctgatcTGTCAAAGCACAAATGCAGTCACAGCGGGGGGATGACTTGGAAATGTGAGGAATGTGCAGCAGTATTCAGATCCTCAGCTGAGCTGGAAACTCACCAGTgtgctcacactggggaaagaccaatcagctgctctgagtgtgggaaaggattcagtcactTATCCCAGCtaatgatacaccagcgagttcacactggggagagaccattcacctgttgtgagtgtgggaagaaattcactcagtcatccaacttacggacacaccagcgagttcactcaggggagaaaccatttacctgctccaGATGTGGAAAGAAATTCCCTCATTTGTCTCATCTGCTggctcaccagcaagttcacactgaccagaaaccttttaaatgttcagactgcgggaaatgttttaaaagttccagggaactgttgtcccatcaacgtgttcacactgatgagaaaccattcaggtgctctcattgtgggactgggttcagacattcatctcatctcactgtacaccagAGAGTtcgcactggagagaggccgttcacctgctctgactgtgggaagggattcactcagttatccaacctgctgacacaccagcgaggccACACTGAAGAGAAACCGTTTACCTGttcccaatgtgggaagggattcactcgatcatctgACCTCCTGAcacatcagcttgttcacactggggagagaccgttcacatgctccaagtgtggaaagggattcactacctcatcgcacttgctgagacaccagcgaattcactctggCGAGAGGCggttcatctgctccgagtgtgggaagggattcactcagtcatctgacctgctgacccaccagcgaATTCATGAGTAA
- the LOC144486433 gene encoding uncharacterized protein LOC144486433 — translation MEKPWKCGDCGKRYRIPSELEIHQRSHTGERPFICSVCGKGFSQLSYLLKHKVTHTQERPFKCSDCGSGFKSSQYLVSHQRIHTEDRPFTCSHCTKRFRTSFNLRRHQRVHTGERPFTCSVCGKGFTHSSHLSRHNLTHTNERPFKCSDCGSGFKSSGELVSHQRIHTEDRPFSCSHCSKRFRTSYNLQTHQRVHTGERPFTCSQCGKGFTQLSSLLKHNLTHTQERPFKCGRGFKSSRELMSHQ, via the coding sequence atggagaaaccgtggaaatgtggggactgtgggaagagatacagaatcccatctgagctggaaattcatcaacgcagtcacactggggagagaccattcatctgctctgtctgtgggaagggattcagtcagttatcctacCTGCTGaagcacaaagtcactcacacccaggagagaccctttaaatgctctgactgtgggagtggtttcaaaagctctcagtatctggtgtcccaccagcgaattcacactgaggacagaccgttcacctgctctcattgcacaaagaggtttagaacatcattcaacctgcggagacaccagcgagttcacactggggagagaccgttcacctgctcggtgtgtgggaagggattcactcattcatcccacctcagcagacacaatctcactcacaccaatgagagaccctttaaatgctctgactgtgggagtggtttcaaaagctctggagaactggtgtcccaccagcgcattcacactgaggacagaccgttcagctgctctcactgctcaaagaggtttagaacatcatacaacctgcagacacaccagcgagttcacactggggagagaccgttcacctgctctcagtgtgggaagggattcactcaattatctagtctgctgaaacacaatctcactcacacccaggagagaccctttaaatgtgggcgtggcttcaaaagttctcgggaactcatgtcccaccagtga